Below is a window of Sporosarcina ureae DNA.
TGTTGGAAACAAAAGGAGACACGACATTCCCTGATATGACAGGTTGGTCTAAAAAGATGGTACTTTCATTTACACATCTTTCAAAGTTGGATATTCGAATCAATGGCGAAGGTTATGTTGTTGGACAAAGCATCACAGAAGGGACGTCAGTAAACAAGAATGATCCAATTGTCGTAGAACTTCGAACGCCGGAGCAACAATATAATAAAAAGAAAAGTAATGATAATAAAGAAGAGAGCGAAGAGGAGCAAATCATGGGTGGCTAATGTATAGCACGCAATTTCACAGCATACCTTAATAGAAAAAAAGGTAGTGAGTCTTTGCGGTCATTTATTGATATGCAGTCAAAAAAACGTTTACGTGTAGCCTTCATTTGTTTTCTCCTCGGTCTACTACTCGTTATAGGGAAACTATTTCATGTGCAGATCATTAAACATGAGTGGCTGAAAGAAAAAGCGGAAGAAAACTGGGATATTGAAGTACCTTTTGGAGCTATGCGTGGGAATATTACGGATCGAAGTGGGAAGTTAATTGTTGGAAACAAACTAGCGCCCACGTTATATTTCATGCCAGCACAAAATCCTGACATTTCCAGTGATATACCTGCGATTGCAAAAATTCTTCAAATGCCTCCAAAAACATTGGAGGAGAAACTGAAGAAAAAAACCTATATGGTGAAACTAGCTCCCGAAGGAAAAAACATCACCAAAGAGCAAGGGGATGAGATCTCGAAACTGCAAGTCGCCGGCTTGTATGTAGGTGTAGATTTTATCCGTTACTATCCATATGATGATCTGTTAGCTCGTTTGCTTGGTTTTACTGGATATGATGGCAATGGCTTAGCGGGAATTGAGTATGCGTACGATGAAATTCTGAACGGAACAGGGGACAAAGTACGACTGTTCACTGATGCCAAAGGAATTGCCTTGCCTCATGTAGAGGATAGCTTCGAACATGGCAAAGATGGCTCGACTTTGGAACTGACGATTGATCTTAAAATGCATCAAATCGTGGAACGCGAACTGATTCAAGCGATGGAGAAGTATGATGCAACACAGGCGTTAGCTATCATTATGAATCCGAAAACGGGTGAATTATTGTCACTAGCATCCGTGCCAGGTTTTGATCCACGCGAATATCAATCAGCGGATTCCACTATCTATAACCGCAACTTGCCTGTATGGATGACATACGAGCCAGGCTCCACATTCAAAATTCTTACCTTGGCAGCCAGCTTGGAAGAAGACGTCATCGATTTGGAAAATGAAAACTTTTATGATCCTGGTTACAAAATCGTTGCAAATGCCAGATTACGATGCTGGAAACGAGAAGGTCATAAAGATCAAACATTTTTGGAAGTAGTAGAGAATTCATGTAACCCGGGTTTCATTACGATGGGGCAGCGACTCGGTAGTGAAAGGTTAGATCGCTATATACGTGAATTTGGCTTCGGTAGCTCAACAGAATCAGGCATCGCTGGAGAATCGAAAGGTATTTTGTTTTCCAAGGAAGCATTTGGACCTGTTGAACAGGCAACCACTTCGTTCGGGCAAGGAATCTCTGTCACCCCGATTCAACAAGTGCAAGCTGTTGCCGCAGCTATTAATGGTGGTAAACTTTATAAGCCCTATATTGTTAAATCCATAAAAGACTCTGACGGTAAGACGATTAAAGAATTCAAACCTGAATTGAAAAGACAAGTAATCAGCGAAGAAACATCAGCTAAAGTGCGTCACGCTCTTGAATCAGTTGTAGCGAATGGATCAGGTCGTAATGCTTTTGCAGAAGGTCTTCGAATAGGTGGTAAAACAGGGACGGCACAGAAAGTAGAGAATGGTCGCTATAAAGATGGTGATTATATTGTCTCCTTCATTGGTTTCGCGCCTGCAGATGATCCTGAACTACTCGTATATCTAGCGATCGATAGTCCGAAAAACTCGATTCAATTCGGAGGAGTTATCGCTGCACCGATCGTCGGACGAATCATTGAAGAAATTGCTCCAATCGCTAACATAGAACGAAGGAAAGAACAGTTAGAAAAAGAGTACCGATGGGGAGACGCGATCACATTCCGTTCACCTGATTTACTTGGAATGAATGAAAAAGAATTGTTGTCTCAAAATTACACATTCAAAGTTAAGTGGCATGGAAAAGGTAAGAAGGTTATTCGACAGTTACCAGCTCCTAATACTTTGATGACCGTGGAAGACACAATTCATTTGTACACAGAATAAGCAGTGCTTCACTGACACGCAATTGATAGTAGAAGGAGAACTTAACATGACACTCGGCACCACAGTCACGATAATCGCTGTTTCATTTTTTGTATCAGCGATTATCGGGGTGATCA
It encodes the following:
- a CDS encoding penicillin-binding transpeptidase domain-containing protein, whose amino-acid sequence is MQSKKRLRVAFICFLLGLLLVIGKLFHVQIIKHEWLKEKAEENWDIEVPFGAMRGNITDRSGKLIVGNKLAPTLYFMPAQNPDISSDIPAIAKILQMPPKTLEEKLKKKTYMVKLAPEGKNITKEQGDEISKLQVAGLYVGVDFIRYYPYDDLLARLLGFTGYDGNGLAGIEYAYDEILNGTGDKVRLFTDAKGIALPHVEDSFEHGKDGSTLELTIDLKMHQIVERELIQAMEKYDATQALAIIMNPKTGELLSLASVPGFDPREYQSADSTIYNRNLPVWMTYEPGSTFKILTLAASLEEDVIDLENENFYDPGYKIVANARLRCWKREGHKDQTFLEVVENSCNPGFITMGQRLGSERLDRYIREFGFGSSTESGIAGESKGILFSKEAFGPVEQATTSFGQGISVTPIQQVQAVAAAINGGKLYKPYIVKSIKDSDGKTIKEFKPELKRQVISEETSAKVRHALESVVANGSGRNAFAEGLRIGGKTGTAQKVENGRYKDGDYIVSFIGFAPADDPELLVYLAIDSPKNSIQFGGVIAAPIVGRIIEEIAPIANIERRKEQLEKEYRWGDAITFRSPDLLGMNEKELLSQNYTFKVKWHGKGKKVIRQLPAPNTLMTVEDTIHLYTE